A stretch of DNA from Ailuropoda melanoleuca isolate Jingjing chromosome X, ASM200744v2, whole genome shotgun sequence:
CCTTCAGGTACCGCGAACACTGCTTGCAGAGACCCTCCTGCAGGGCAAGGCCAGACAATGAGGTGTTATAAGAAAGGAAGAGCAAACTAGACTCAGGTCTAATATAGGAAAGGGAAAACCAGAAATGATCTAAAATGCTATTGTGTGAAACAGTGGGGACTACTCAGGGAAAATCGACAGGACTGTGGAAGTCCTCGAGGGCGGCCTCTCCCCCCAGACTCGTGCTCTACAAACCATGCTGTGGATTCAGCAGGTCCAGGGGAGGCCGGCGAATCTTTCGATCATCAGCCTCATTATCTGCCATCTAGCCATCCACCCACCGATCCATCATCTGTCATCCATCTTTCTGTCCACCCCTCTACCCATCTGTCATCTAttgatctatcatctatctgccTGTCCATTATCAATCCATCTTTTTAGAGGACTCCCTATTCTTCTTCTGATGTGAATCCAAGTTTATTAACCTCTGATCTATAGCAAGCTCCTGCTCAATTCAATGAAAGTGCTTGGCTGAACAAAGTGACTCTCAACTGGGGTTGATCCCCACCCTCGGACACTTGGTAgcgtctggagacatttctggttgtcatgATGGGGCGTCTACAGGGTAGCAAAGAATGATCTTGCCACAGAGAATGATCTAGCCCCAAATGTCCACAGTGCCAAGGGGGAGAGCCCCTGCCTTAGACGATTATGACGGGGTATGTTCAAGCTTCAATATTCCTAAGTAGCCCATATCTTCCTTCACGGATAATTACTGCAAAGAAACACGGACAAGtcctcaggcaaaggaaaggGGAGACACACCAGCATACTGAGCAGTCACCTCACCTGCCACCACGGCTTCTCGGCCTCTGCCTCGGCGGGCACCTCAACCCCATAGGCCTGCAGAGCCAGGTGGAGCACTGCCACGGCTATGTGCTGAGCCCGGAACCGGAGGCACAGCCCCCCATGGTAGCTGTCCCGCAGCAGGGCCCAGGCAGTGACGGAAATGGGGGTCCGCTGCCAGCTGTAACGGTTCAGCCAGTTCTTGAGGGAAATCAGGTAGTGGAGCAGGTACTGCAAAGACATAGCAGTCAGCCAAATGGCCTTGGGGCTCCAGCCCCCAAGACACCTGACTCCTCACTGTGAAGCACcgtgccccccgccccaccgcccACCAGCCACTCTCCCCCTAAGCTGTCTCGACAGGAATAAAATACCAACTGGATAGAGTCATCTCTCTGTTCAAGTCCTCCAACTGCTCCCTGTGTCACTTTGAAAAAAGCCCCAGGGCCTTCCACTGGCCTCCAagccctgccccgccccactctgccccaccctcccaccaTGTTTGAACAGGCCAAGCACGCGTCCCCTCCGGGCCTTGGCATtcactgctgctccctctgcctgaaattgTCTCTTCCCCCAACCCAGTGCCCGTGTGCCCACCCACTCTCAACTCCTGGCCCAGCTCCTGGAACCTGTCCAAGCCTCTCTCAACGGCCACTCCTACCACAGTCCCTCTCCATCACCTGGCCCTGCTCTAGCCGTCGTCAGAAATCATTCTGCATATCCCCTTGCCCAACTCAACATAAGCTCCAGAAATAGTGTCCTTATCTCCCAAACAGAACACTGCACCCATGTGCCCAGCCTGAGGCCAGGGGCTGCCCGGAGACAGGACGCCTGCTTTCAGGAGGACTAAGACTGGTGACCGTGTTTTCCGGGAGTGCTGTCCTTGGCTGTAAACTCAATGGCTTTTCAGCTCAGCTGTCTTTCGGCTCCTGCTCTGGGAAGACAGCCGCTTTGCTTGAACCGCCTGATCTACAAATACACTGATAAACCTACTCTGCAGGCTTGAGCGCACGTGCATGCAACTCCAGCACGCCCCAGATGGCGGGCTCATCGGCTGCTGTAGAGCCTGTCCCACCCTGACCTAAGGGGAAGGCTGCTAGACTCAAGGCAACGCTAAACCCCACTGCCCCCTTGGCAGATGCTGTTCCTCCTCAGACACAGAGCCAGGGCGGCTCCTACCTTCCCCTGCATCATGAGGCCAACTGACTAACCGACCAACCGACCAACCGACCAACCGACCAACCGACCAACCGACCAACCGACCAACCGCCCAATCGCCCAACCGTCCAACCGTCCAACCGACCAGCCAGAAACAcaactattttaaaatctctaccAGGGGTTTCTGGGATTAGAAAGGCAGTTTGGAAGGGTGGGGTGAGATTATAAGGACCCCTGTTGGTGATGGGAGCTGTTTTGCATTTCAACTGTGGTGCAAGTAACAATGCAGCAACACCCAGAATccttggcaggggagggggctgcatCAGTGCCGAAACCCTGGCTGTCATATTGGTAGGAGTTTTGCGAAATGTTTCCATTCGGGGAGACAAGTATCTCTGCATTATTCCCTCCGACTGCTTGTACATCTACAATTACCTCAATATaaatttcaattagaaaaaaaatgaaatcctgttCACAACCCATATCCCAACCCCCTTGTCCCAAGCCCCCACTGTCCCACATCTTTCCCTGCAGGCCACCCTTCCAAACTGCCCACATGGGGGCCTGGGGCCCCCAAAGTATCACATCCAAGGGCTCTAAGGGTTTCACACGTCCCTTTTGCTGCCGTCAGAAGCAGTTCTATTGGGACGTACGTGTTCCCAGCAGTTAAAAGCGGGCTACTTAACTTTGTGACTCAGCTTTTCTTCCGGGTTTCGAGGCGCAGCTGAGCTGCGTGTGCGCTCTGAGGTAGAGCTGCGACTCTGGAGGACAGGAGCTCTGGGGGGtcatgaaaccagccctgctTCCCTGTGCCTGAGCACACAATCTATGTGGGTCATGGGATGTGCAAGGGCTTCAGAGTCACATGGATCCCGGCTTGTGGCCTCGGCCAAGCAGGCCGAAAGGCAGGAGATGAAATTAGAACTGCCTGAGAAAATCCAGGGAGTAGGGACAAGAGAGGCCACACAAGCCAGTCACGGTGTTCAGCCAGGAGCCCCGGTTCCAAGCTGCGGCTCTGCTCTTCCTCACATACCCCACATGTTCGTGAGGGTTCTGTGGGTGCactttcagaataaaaaacaaaaaggctcaTGCCTCTAGAAACAGTTGCCAATTCCCCAGCAGTTACCTTGTGTGGGTGCTGGAAGGAGACTTGGAAACGCAGGACTCTCAGCATGAGGAGTTCGCACTGCACTATACTGTCCCGGAGCGCCCAGAAGCGGGAGTCCAGCTCCAAGGGTTCACTGCCTGGGTGAAAGTACCTGCATGGAGAGACAGCAATGCTTATGGCAGCCAGGGAGGTGTCCCTGAGGAGCCCCTCAAGTCACATGGTGTCCAGACACAAACTCCAGTGTCCTTCTGGCATAGATAGGGCCAGTTCTACTGATGTGTTTATAAGTCATTCTTCATCTACATGCCTACAATATAGGATAAAAACAGTaaccaacagagaaaaaaagccagcTTCTAGTTCCAGCCCTGATGGGCTGTCCCAAATCACTCAGCAAGATGTCAAGTGTAAAGATGAGCTCTTTGCAACGGCTCCAGGAGAACTGGGAGCTCTAGCACACGGAACTGATAGCACTTCCCACTGCAGTCAGCCTGGTATCAGGGACAGGCTTTACCACCTGGGACAGCAGTGCCCAGGGCTCTTACTCTGGGCCCAAGGAAGGTACTGAAACATGTCATGCAGAAGAATAAATGTATGTCAGCTTTATGTTCCCAGATTGTCTTTCCTTTGTTCCAGATCCTTCTGTCCTTATTTACGCCATATATATCCACAACACTCCCACATACACATGATCACCAAGATGTAAGAGAAGAGGATTCATACTCAAGTGATCAAAATTCTCTGCCAATGACTCAGCCTTCCTAGTTCCTCACTCCTTTTGCAACTTCCCCACAGAACCCCACCGGGTGCTCATGTCTAATTAGCGATCCACACAATTTCCCCTCTACCGGTCCTCCCTGCTGGGGACCTGGCAATTACAGGTGGACTCTAGTGGCCCTCCCTTGGTTCCCTCTCCAGTTTTTCTCTTAGCCTTTCACAACACACTGCGAACCTGTCATGCTTAGGGAGTAGGGAATGCTTTTTCCATTACCTGTTTattaaaagagaagcaaatttaaaaataaataaataaataaaaataaataaaagagaaccaGCACAAAACAGTTTTCTGTCCTAATGATTAGTTTCTAGAAAGGTTACACCATACTGCTAGTCAGTAACTTTCCACAAACTGCTTTCTCCTGGGCCCCCTGGGTCTCAGTGCAGCCTGGCTGGCTGGACCCCCATATCCTTCCTCAACAGGAACACGGCTGCTTAGGCCCAAGAGATGCTTGTTAGCAAATCTGATTTGGTTTCTCACACCATCTTAATAAAACAATTGCCCATCTAGGTCCACACCCTCCTCTGCATGGGAAGGTCCTATAGGTCCCACATAATACAACTGGTTTGATCCATCCTGCCCAAAACTCCAGACGAATCTTCTTTGACACATCTCTCCAAGCGCCCTGTGCTCTAGCCGTGCTCCCCACCCCATGACTCCAGCTCCTCTCTACCCCTTTGGGCCTTTGTGACTTCCCTTAATCTGGCCCCAGCTTCTCTTCCACTCACCCCATGGGTTTCTGACACCAGGCTCATTCCTGCCTTTGCTGCTAGTGCTTCTTGCCCTGGTTCAAGACCACCC
This window harbors:
- the CCNQ gene encoding cyclin-Q isoform X3; the encoded protein is MEAVGPDSCGGGDTARGAEGRPAPEARVHFRVTRFIMEAGVKLGMQSIPIATACTIYHKFFCEINLDAYDPYLVAMSSLYLAGKVEEQHLRTRDIINVSNRYFHPGSEPLELDSRFWALRDSIVQCELLMLRVLRFQVSFQHPHKYLLHYLISLKNWLNRYSWQRTPISVTAWALLRDSYHGGLCLRFRAQHIAVAVLHLALQAYGVEVPAEAEAEKPWWQIYTMDTEIP
- the CCNQ gene encoding cyclin-Q isoform X1; the protein is MQSIPIATACTIYHKFFCEINLDAYDPYLVAMSSLYLAGKVEEQHLRTRDIINVSNRYFHPGSEPLELDSRFWALRDSIVQCELLMLRVLRFQVSFQHPHKYLLHYLISLKNWLNRYSWQRTPISVTAWALLRDSYHGGLCLRFRAQHIAVAVLHLALQAYGVEVPAEAEAEKPWWQVFSDDLTKPIIDNIVSDLIQIYTMDTEIP